The following proteins are encoded in a genomic region of Deltaproteobacteria bacterium:
- the aroF gene encoding 3-deoxy-7-phosphoheptulonate synthase has protein sequence MLIVLKKDATQAQIDEIMENLKRAGHKPDFLPGSERVAIGIRGNTGYIDESTIPPNDAVKEIIHVTKPYKLVSREWKAEDTTVKLPHGAVFGGKNQPVIIAGPCSVESEQQVEETAEFLSRLGVKAMRGGAFKPRTSPYAFQGKGVEGLKILQKGAHRHKISVVTELLHLEYFDEVVAHADMIQVGARNMQNFEMLQRLGKIKKPVLLKRGMAATIEEFLLAAEYILAGGNQQVVLCERGIRTFETATRNTLDLNAVAYIKEVSHLPIIVDPSHGTGKSSLVPPLSRAAIAVGADGIIVEVHKEPAKALSDGYQSLNFRQFEELVASLRSVPA, from the coding sequence ATGCTCATTGTCCTCAAAAAAGATGCCACCCAGGCCCAGATCGATGAGATCATGGAGAACCTCAAGCGGGCAGGGCACAAGCCCGACTTTCTCCCGGGGTCCGAGAGGGTGGCGATCGGGATCCGCGGGAATACCGGTTACATCGATGAATCGACAATTCCGCCGAATGATGCGGTCAAAGAGATTATCCATGTCACCAAGCCGTACAAGTTGGTCTCGCGGGAATGGAAGGCCGAGGATACCACGGTCAAGTTGCCCCATGGGGCGGTCTTTGGTGGAAAAAACCAACCTGTCATTATTGCCGGTCCTTGCAGTGTTGAGTCGGAACAGCAGGTGGAGGAGACGGCCGAATTTCTTTCCAGGCTGGGGGTCAAGGCGATGCGGGGCGGTGCCTTCAAACCAAGAACCTCCCCCTACGCCTTTCAAGGGAAGGGGGTGGAGGGGTTAAAAATTCTCCAGAAGGGGGCCCACCGGCACAAGATCTCGGTGGTCACGGAACTTTTGCATCTGGAATATTTTGATGAGGTAGTCGCCCATGCCGATATGATCCAGGTCGGGGCCAGGAACATGCAAAACTTTGAGATGCTTCAACGGTTGGGTAAAATCAAAAAACCGGTCCTGCTCAAAAGGGGGATGGCGGCGACGATCGAGGAATTTCTTTTAGCGGCAGAATATATCCTGGCGGGTGGCAATCAGCAGGTGGTCCTTTGTGAAAGGGGGATTCGGACCTTTGAGACCGCCACCCGGAATACGCTCGACCTGAATGCGGTGGCCTATATCAAGGAGGTCTCTCACCTCCCGATCATCGTTGACCCTTCCCATGGGACCGGCAAAAGCAGTTTGGTGCCCCCCCTCTCCCGGGCCGCGATCGCCGTCGGGGCCGATGGGATTATCGTTGAAGTCCACAAGGAACCGGCCAAGGCCCTTTCCGATGGGTACCAATCGCTCAACTTCCGGCAGTTTGAAGAACTGGTCGCCTCACTCCGTTCCGTACCTGCTTAA
- a CDS encoding enoyl-CoA hydratase/isomerase family protein, producing MDQTNAVLYQRKGTVAEITLNRPESLNAMNLALIEGLFQAVKKAEEEKGLRLVVLKGSGRCFCAGGDIKFFRSQLESETPVNKEMPDRLHTMIEKLRALPLPVLASIHGSAGGAGTSLALACDLVVCADDVKFNLAYCRIGLSPDGGSTYFLPRHVGLKKAMEIFLASQNLTAQEALALGLINKIVPAADLQKTTETIAEIISLGATEAFARTKKLLNASFHNSLHNQLSLESEMIVESARTHDFREGVTAFLEKRMPEFKGN from the coding sequence ATGGATCAAACCAATGCCGTTCTTTACCAGAGAAAAGGAACCGTCGCCGAAATCACGCTCAACCGTCCCGAGTCACTCAACGCGATGAACCTCGCCCTCATTGAGGGTTTGTTTCAGGCAGTAAAAAAGGCTGAAGAGGAAAAAGGACTTCGTCTGGTTGTTCTCAAGGGAAGCGGTCGTTGTTTTTGCGCCGGGGGGGATATCAAGTTTTTCAGGTCCCAATTGGAATCGGAGACCCCGGTCAACAAAGAGATGCCCGACCGACTCCACACCATGATTGAAAAACTAAGGGCGCTCCCTCTGCCTGTTTTGGCCTCTATCCATGGTTCGGCCGGAGGGGCAGGAACGAGTCTGGCACTCGCCTGTGATCTCGTCGTCTGCGCCGATGATGTGAAGTTCAATCTTGCCTACTGCCGGATCGGTCTTTCACCGGATGGAGGATCCACCTATTTTCTCCCCCGTCATGTTGGGCTTAAAAAGGCGATGGAGATTTTTTTGGCGAGCCAGAACCTGACAGCCCAAGAGGCCCTCGCCCTGGGTTTGATCAATAAAATTGTCCCGGCCGCCGATCTTCAAAAAACAACCGAGACCATCGCCGAGATCATTTCTTTGGGGGCGACAGAGGCCTTCGCCCGGACAAAAAAACTCCTGAACGCCAGTTTTCACAACAGCCTTCACAACCAGCTCTCGCTGGAATCAGAGATGATTGTCGAATCGGCCCGGACCCATGACTTTCGCGAAGGGGTCACCGCGTTTCTTGAAAAGAGGATGCCTGAGTTTAAAGGAAATTAA
- a CDS encoding aminotransferase class I/II-fold pyridoxal phosphate-dependent enzyme, whose protein sequence is MAREKKDLSDLANYKKSTHLIHGKFHTDKWEYKHHVIPPITSSAAFRLDTSQRGAKGFFEFACDHLHKKREVPIYIYDRLDEPTRGLLEENLAYAEGSEIAVTFSSGMAAVSAACCILLKAGDEVLAHEILYGCTYSLLTNWLPRFGIKTRFANLTKDSFEKRITPKTRVVYFETPINPNLQLIDIRKIREVINRANAKRDERERISMVIDNTFATPFCQRPLEMGADIVVHSLTKDIGGFGTDMGGAVMTSEKYESPLFLFRKDFGAVISPKSAWPILVYGLPTLQLRMKKQEETALKIASFLENHPKVARVSYPGLKSFPQYKLAQRQMTDYEGRFAPGSMIYFVLKEKGDSPKGGSPKGGSPTKGGNEAAEKFIDHVARKAYTITLAVSLGQIRTLIENPFSMTHSALPEKEKTKKGIEPGGIRLSIGLEDADDLVLDLKKALTVC, encoded by the coding sequence ATGGCACGTGAAAAAAAAGACCTGTCGGACTTGGCCAACTACAAAAAGTCGACTCACCTGATTCATGGCAAGTTTCATACCGACAAGTGGGAGTACAAACATCATGTCATTCCTCCGATTACCTCCTCGGCCGCCTTCCGTCTGGACACCTCGCAACGGGGGGCCAAGGGGTTCTTTGAATTTGCCTGTGACCATCTCCATAAAAAAAGAGAGGTGCCGATCTACATCTATGACCGTTTGGATGAACCAACGCGGGGGTTGCTGGAAGAAAATCTGGCGTATGCCGAAGGGTCTGAAATTGCGGTCACCTTTTCTTCCGGCATGGCGGCTGTTTCCGCCGCCTGCTGTATTTTACTAAAAGCGGGGGATGAAGTTCTGGCGCATGAGATCCTTTACGGTTGTACTTACAGTCTGCTAACCAACTGGTTGCCGAGGTTTGGAATCAAGACACGTTTTGCCAATCTGACCAAAGATTCGTTTGAAAAAAGGATCACCCCCAAGACCCGTGTCGTCTATTTTGAAACCCCGATCAACCCCAACCTTCAACTGATCGACATCAGGAAGATTCGCGAGGTGATTAACCGGGCCAATGCCAAGCGGGATGAGAGGGAGAGAATCAGTATGGTGATCGACAACACCTTTGCCACACCGTTTTGCCAGAGGCCGCTGGAGATGGGAGCCGATATCGTTGTCCACAGTTTAACGAAGGATATTGGTGGGTTCGGGACCGACATGGGGGGGGCGGTGATGACGTCCGAAAAATATGAAAGCCCGCTCTTTCTGTTTCGAAAAGATTTTGGGGCTGTGATCTCTCCCAAAAGTGCCTGGCCGATCCTTGTTTATGGTCTGCCGACGCTCCAGCTCCGGATGAAAAAACAGGAGGAGACGGCGCTCAAGATCGCCTCTTTTTTGGAAAATCACCCAAAGGTCGCCAGGGTCTCTTACCCGGGGCTCAAGAGTTTTCCGCAATACAAACTGGCCCAGCGACAGATGACCGATTACGAAGGGCGATTTGCCCCCGGGAGTATGATCTATTTTGTCTTGAAGGAGAAGGGTGATTCACCCAAGGGTGGTTCACCCAAGGGTGGTTCACCCACAAAGGGAGGGAACGAGGCCGCAGAGAAGTTTATCGATCATGTGGCCCGAAAGGCCTACACGATTACGCTCGCTGTCAGTCTCGGACAGATCCGGACCTTGATTGAAAATCCGTTTTCGATGACCCACTCGGCCTTGCCGGAAAAAGAAAAAACCAAAAAGGGGATCGAACCGGGGGGGATCCGGCTATCGATCGGTCTTGAGGATGCGGACGATTTAGTCCTTGATCTCAAGAAAGCTTTGACTGTTTGTTAA
- the cobA gene encoding uroporphyrinogen-III C-methyltransferase has product MKKNKGKVCLVGAGPGDPGLITVKGLECLKKAAVVVYDHLANRSLLQNVPPLAKMVYVGKKGAFHSQSQEGINALLVREARRGKIVVRLKGGDPFVFGRGGEEAEALAEAGVPFEVVPGVTSAIAVPAYAGIPVTHRDFVSDVAFVTGHEKDEQGASPPDWKALARIGTVVFLMGWRNLAEIARKLVGAGRDPKTPTAVVEWGTLSRQRVVVGTLASIAGEVFRAKIKPPTVIIVGSVVNLRRKINWFEKKPLFGRRILVTRPRSQAGELSRLLSAEGADVVEFPAIEIRPPKNFKALDKAIRNIRRFDWVLWTSVNGVQAFFDRWVHLKKDIRDLAGIRFAAVGPATAKAIEKFHLKVSAVAEEYRAEGLLRAMSRHPLKGKTVLVARAEVARVLLPEKLKKMGARVTEVAAYRMKFPVHRRRELVQLMTKPPIDCLTFASSATVENFSRLLGKSHFHLAKSIPVASIGPLTTRTVRKAGFSRIIQPRQATIPHLASAILDKLKKQTRMD; this is encoded by the coding sequence ATGAAGAAGAATAAAGGAAAGGTTTGTCTGGTCGGGGCCGGGCCGGGTGATCCGGGACTCATCACGGTGAAGGGGCTCGAATGCCTGAAGAAGGCGGCCGTTGTGGTCTACGATCATCTGGCAAATCGTTCGCTTCTTCAGAATGTCCCCCCCCTGGCAAAAATGGTCTACGTTGGCAAAAAAGGGGCTTTTCATTCGCAATCGCAGGAAGGGATCAATGCCCTTTTGGTGCGGGAGGCCCGTCGCGGCAAAATTGTCGTTCGGCTGAAGGGGGGAGACCCTTTTGTCTTCGGTCGCGGAGGGGAAGAGGCAGAGGCGTTGGCTGAAGCCGGGGTCCCCTTCGAGGTAGTGCCCGGGGTGACGTCGGCCATCGCCGTCCCGGCCTACGCCGGCATCCCGGTGACCCACCGCGATTTTGTCTCGGATGTTGCCTTTGTGACGGGTCATGAAAAGGATGAACAAGGGGCCTCACCTCCGGATTGGAAGGCCCTCGCCAGGATCGGCACGGTGGTCTTTCTGATGGGTTGGAGAAATCTGGCAGAGATCGCCCGAAAATTGGTGGGGGCGGGCCGGGATCCGAAGACACCCACTGCTGTTGTCGAATGGGGGACCCTTTCCCGGCAAAGGGTTGTTGTTGGGACGTTAGCCAGCATTGCTGGAGAGGTGTTTCGGGCCAAGATCAAACCGCCGACCGTGATTATTGTCGGTTCCGTTGTGAATCTCCGCAGGAAAATAAACTGGTTTGAGAAAAAACCGCTCTTTGGCAGGAGGATTCTGGTCACCCGGCCTCGGAGTCAGGCCGGTGAACTCTCCCGACTCCTTTCGGCGGAAGGGGCTGACGTTGTTGAATTCCCGGCGATTGAGATCCGGCCGCCGAAAAATTTTAAGGCGTTAGACAAGGCGATCCGGAATATCCGAAGATTCGATTGGGTTCTCTGGACCAGCGTGAATGGGGTTCAGGCCTTTTTTGACCGTTGGGTTCATCTGAAAAAAGATATTCGGGATCTTGCCGGAATCCGTTTTGCGGCGGTTGGCCCGGCAACGGCCAAGGCCATCGAAAAATTTCATCTCAAGGTGAGTGCCGTTGCCGAGGAGTACAGAGCCGAAGGGCTTCTTCGGGCGATGAGCCGACATCCCCTGAAAGGGAAAACAGTCTTGGTGGCAAGGGCCGAGGTGGCGAGAGTCCTCCTGCCTGAAAAATTAAAAAAAATGGGGGCCAGGGTCACCGAGGTAGCGGCCTACCGGATGAAATTTCCCGTTCATCGGCGAAGAGAACTGGTTCAACTGATGACCAAGCCTCCGATCGACTGTCTTACTTTCGCCAGTTCAGCGACGGTTGAAAATTTTTCGAGATTGTTGGGGAAATCCCATTTTCACCTCGCCAAGAGTATTCCGGTCGCCTCCATCGGCCCCTTGACGACACGAACCGTTCGAAAGGCCGGATTTTCCAGGATTATCCAGCCGCGCCAGGCCACAATTCCTCACCTGGCGAGCGCGATTCTGGACAAATTAAAAAAACAGACTAGGATGGACTGA
- the hemC gene encoding hydroxymethylbilane synthase has translation MLETSSVAFRPLIIGTRGSPLALWQAHFVQKGLQAKHLGLKISIRAIKTSGDKLKKASLAKIGGKGLFIKEIEEALLAGKIDLAVHSMKDLPIDLPDELQIFGVLKREDPRDVFVSKKYDSILGLPRRSVIGTGSLRRQAQLKNFRPDFKIVPVRGNVETRLRKIGKGGCDAMILAAAGLIRLGFTAKIREYLPTTLMIPAVGQGVIGIEGRVGDPEAESLARSLNDPVTEACLLAERSFLKELGGDCQSPIAGYAEPNGLAMELTGLVASPDGRELIRDQVTGFVKDPVSLGRQMGRSLLAKGAKEILKSCRDEEE, from the coding sequence ATGCTAGAGACCTCTTCCGTGGCCTTCCGTCCTCTCATTATCGGCACGCGTGGCAGCCCGTTGGCCCTCTGGCAGGCCCACTTTGTCCAGAAGGGTCTTCAGGCCAAACACCTAGGGCTTAAGATTTCCATCAGGGCGATCAAGACCAGCGGCGATAAGCTTAAAAAGGCCTCTTTGGCCAAAATAGGGGGCAAGGGGCTTTTTATCAAGGAGATTGAAGAGGCCCTGCTCGCCGGCAAGATTGATCTGGCGGTTCACAGCATGAAGGATCTCCCGATTGATCTCCCTGATGAACTTCAGATCTTTGGCGTTCTCAAGCGGGAGGACCCTCGGGATGTCTTTGTCTCCAAAAAGTACGATTCGATCCTGGGGCTTCCGCGACGATCGGTGATCGGCACCGGTTCGCTTCGCCGTCAGGCCCAGCTCAAGAATTTCCGTCCCGATTTCAAAATCGTTCCGGTCCGGGGGAATGTGGAGACCCGCCTGCGCAAGATCGGCAAAGGGGGTTGTGACGCCATGATTTTGGCGGCAGCCGGGTTGATCCGGCTCGGTTTCACTGCAAAAATTCGGGAGTATCTCCCGACAACCTTGATGATTCCGGCGGTAGGGCAGGGGGTGATCGGTATTGAGGGAAGGGTGGGGGACCCGGAGGCGGAGTCATTGGCCCGTTCCCTCAATGACCCGGTGACTGAGGCCTGTCTCTTGGCGGAAAGGAGCTTTCTCAAGGAGCTGGGGGGGGATTGTCAATCACCGATTGCCGGTTATGCCGAACCAAACGGCCTGGCGATGGAACTGACCGGGCTTGTGGCCTCTCCCGACGGGCGGGAGTTGATCCGGGATCAGGTGACCGGGTTTGTGAAGGATCCGGTCTCCCTTGGGAGGCAGATGGGGCGTTCGCTCCTGGCCAAGGGGGCCAAGGAAATTTTAAAAAGTTGCCGTGATGAAGAAGAATAA
- a CDS encoding SDR family oxidoreductase codes for MFKEPFLKGEVVIITGGGTGLGRSMGLRFAELGASLVLTSRKKENLEKAGAEMKQRGARFGHAPQVLTIPCDIRKPEEVEAMVEKTMKEMGRIDVLINNAAGNFLCPTEMLSYNAFNAVVGIVLHGSFNCTLAAGRKMIESGRGGRILSIVTTYVWTGSAYVVPSACGKAGVAAMTQSLAVEWARYKIRLNAIAPGPFHTEGAWKNLVPPGVEEKMLQRIPLRRLGRHEELADLAAYLISPYAAYINGEIVTIDGGEWLQGAGQFNWASQLTPEDWQAMTSRK; via the coding sequence ATGTTTAAGGAGCCCTTTCTCAAGGGGGAAGTGGTGATCATCACAGGGGGCGGCACCGGTCTTGGCCGTTCGATGGGGCTCCGTTTCGCGGAGCTGGGCGCCTCGCTGGTTCTGACCAGCCGAAAGAAGGAAAATCTTGAAAAGGCCGGCGCCGAGATGAAACAAAGGGGGGCCCGCTTCGGGCACGCGCCTCAGGTCCTTACCATCCCTTGTGATATCCGCAAGCCGGAAGAGGTCGAGGCAATGGTCGAGAAGACCATGAAGGAGATGGGTCGGATCGATGTATTGATCAACAACGCCGCCGGAAACTTTTTGTGCCCGACCGAGATGCTCTCTTACAATGCCTTCAATGCCGTTGTTGGGATCGTTCTCCATGGAAGTTTCAACTGCACCTTGGCGGCCGGTCGAAAGATGATTGAGTCAGGCCGCGGCGGCCGGATTTTGAGCATCGTTACGACGTATGTTTGGACCGGCTCGGCCTACGTGGTCCCTTCCGCCTGTGGCAAGGCGGGGGTGGCCGCCATGACCCAGTCGCTCGCGGTCGAGTGGGCCCGATACAAGATCCGTCTCAATGCGATTGCCCCAGGTCCGTTTCACACCGAAGGGGCCTGGAAAAATCTTGTCCCCCCGGGGGTTGAAGAAAAGATGCTCCAGCGGATCCCTCTTCGTCGTCTGGGTCGGCACGAAGAACTGGCCGATCTGGCCGCGTACCTCATTTCCCCCTATGCCGCCTATATCAACGGAGAAATTGTGACGATCGATGGGGGAGAATGGCTCCAGGGGGCTGGCCAATTTAACTGGGCGAGCCAGTTGACGCCTGAAGACTGGCAGGCGATGACATCCAGGAAGTGA
- a CDS encoding nitrite reductase, translating to MKGGSPRGSAPKAVPDVVPENIDQEIDYFEAMVKKFRAGEVSQDTFQKFRLQHGIYGQRQEGVQMVRIKIPGGLLNADQMECLADLAETIGHNNAHITTRQDIQIHYVKLENVPMLMRKLAAVGITTREACGNTVRNVTASPSAGVDPEEVFDVTPYMAAFAAHMIRNPICQNLGRKFKVAFDGGGVMTALPMLHEIGFIACVQKVGGREKRGFKVYTGGGLGSSPRVAKLFYDFLAEEEIIPFGESIIRVFDRYGERKVRMKARMKFLIEKFGFDQFKRLVEEERKSLEVPPEWNEYLKHLDDWVEEPPKIDEGSPPLSKGGGGDFLAWKKTNVWPQKQKGYSMVEIRLTTGDILPRQMRPLALLLRCYAGGKVRTMVHQNLLIRWVRDQDLPALYEGLEKIGLVKKDAQTVYDITACPGTDTCRLGISSSMGLARVLEERLYKEDGAINAAARSLRIKISGCPNSCGQHHLASLGFYGGGISVDGHVVPAFQLMLGGSFGREMVVATPICQIPSKNIPEAVVRLIQHFLKNKKPKESFSQYYDHLGKETIVTLLEDLTKIPPYEKRPDFYTDWEGKEEFALQKGVIGECAGQTVADVVPKVAGGETSLATAKALLGHGKFEEAADKAYEAIVKAADGLLYYRLVQTFNDVETTHEFENHFVRTGLLPQWKKFHQQLQHLRKEKPTEEIAEKLLEQAGRFVKECLEKEPEVAANSPRKGAVKPAVPDNLYV from the coding sequence ATGAAGGGTGGTTCACCCAGGGGCAGTGCACCCAAGGCTGTGCCTGATGTCGTCCCCGAAAATATCGATCAGGAGATCGATTATTTTGAGGCGATGGTCAAGAAGTTCAGGGCCGGGGAGGTCAGTCAGGACACCTTTCAGAAATTCCGTCTCCAGCATGGCATCTATGGGCAGAGGCAGGAAGGGGTCCAGATGGTCCGGATCAAGATCCCCGGCGGTCTTTTGAATGCCGACCAGATGGAATGCCTGGCCGATCTTGCCGAAACGATCGGTCACAACAACGCCCATATCACCACCCGGCAGGACATTCAGATCCATTATGTGAAATTGGAAAATGTGCCGATGTTGATGAGAAAGCTGGCCGCCGTCGGGATTACCACCCGTGAGGCCTGCGGCAATACGGTGCGGAATGTAACCGCCTCTCCAAGCGCCGGCGTCGATCCCGAGGAAGTTTTTGATGTGACCCCTTACATGGCGGCCTTTGCGGCGCATATGATCCGAAACCCGATTTGCCAGAATCTTGGAAGAAAATTCAAGGTCGCCTTTGACGGCGGTGGGGTGATGACCGCACTGCCGATGCTCCATGAGATCGGTTTCATTGCCTGTGTCCAGAAAGTGGGGGGCCGGGAGAAAAGGGGATTCAAGGTCTACACAGGAGGTGGTCTTGGTTCGAGCCCCAGGGTCGCCAAACTTTTTTACGACTTTCTAGCGGAAGAAGAAATAATTCCGTTTGGGGAGTCAATCATCAGGGTCTTTGACCGGTACGGGGAACGGAAGGTCCGGATGAAGGCGAGGATGAAATTTCTGATTGAAAAGTTTGGGTTTGATCAGTTCAAGAGACTTGTCGAAGAGGAACGGAAGAGCCTGGAAGTTCCTCCGGAATGGAATGAGTATCTCAAACATCTTGATGATTGGGTTGAGGAGCCTCCGAAGATTGATGAAGGCTCTCCCCCTTTGTCAAAGGGGGGTGGGGGGGATTTCTTGGCCTGGAAGAAGACAAACGTCTGGCCGCAGAAGCAAAAGGGATATTCCATGGTTGAGATCCGTCTGACGACGGGAGATATCTTGCCCAGGCAAATGCGTCCCCTGGCACTCCTCTTGCGCTGTTATGCCGGCGGGAAGGTCCGGACGATGGTCCACCAAAATCTCCTGATCCGTTGGGTTCGCGATCAGGACCTGCCCGCTCTCTATGAAGGATTAGAAAAAATAGGGCTGGTCAAAAAAGATGCCCAGACGGTTTATGACATTACCGCCTGCCCCGGGACCGATACCTGCCGTCTGGGGATCTCCTCCTCCATGGGGCTTGCCCGGGTGTTGGAAGAGCGTCTCTATAAGGAGGATGGGGCGATTAATGCCGCCGCCCGCAGTTTAAGGATCAAGATCAGCGGTTGCCCCAATTCCTGCGGGCAACACCATCTTGCAAGTCTCGGTTTTTACGGCGGCGGGATTTCAGTCGATGGCCATGTTGTCCCTGCTTTTCAGCTGATGCTGGGGGGAAGTTTCGGCCGTGAGATGGTGGTTGCCACGCCGATCTGCCAGATCCCCTCCAAGAATATCCCTGAGGCCGTCGTTCGTCTGATCCAGCATTTTTTAAAGAATAAAAAACCGAAGGAATCCTTCAGTCAATATTATGACCATCTTGGAAAAGAAACGATAGTGACGCTCCTCGAGGATCTGACCAAGATTCCCCCTTATGAAAAACGGCCCGATTTTTATACCGATTGGGAAGGAAAAGAAGAGTTTGCCTTGCAGAAGGGGGTGATCGGGGAGTGTGCGGGGCAGACGGTGGCCGATGTTGTCCCGAAGGTCGCAGGTGGCGAGACCTCTTTGGCTACCGCGAAGGCCCTTTTGGGTCATGGAAAATTTGAAGAGGCGGCCGATAAGGCGTACGAGGCGATCGTCAAGGCGGCGGATGGCCTCCTTTATTATCGTCTGGTACAGACCTTCAATGATGTTGAGACGACCCACGAGTTTGAAAATCATTTTGTCAGGACGGGACTGCTCCCGCAGTGGAAAAAATTTCATCAGCAACTCCAGCATCTGCGGAAGGAAAAACCGACCGAAGAAATTGCCGAAAAACTTCTTGAACAGGCCGGCCGGTTTGTGAAAGAGTGCCTCGAGAAGGAACCTGAAGTAGCGGCGAATTCTCCCCGGAAGGGGGCGGTAAAGCCGGCGGTCCCGGATAATCTCTATGTTTAA
- a CDS encoding Rrf2 family transcriptional regulator, translating into MRVTREGDYGLRAVVYLATTAGRTVSAAEISKKQEIPPKFLVRIMPKLVRKGVVVSVYGSKGGYRLSRQPAQISFLEVLEAIEGPLVMNECLGEKCDCLHEHLCTMKNVWKNAQVKLMDYLGSVTFDQLREGIAR; encoded by the coding sequence ATGAGAGTTACCAGGGAAGGGGATTACGGGCTTCGCGCGGTCGTTTATCTGGCCACGACGGCTGGTCGGACGGTATCGGCGGCGGAGATCTCCAAAAAACAGGAGATCCCCCCGAAATTTTTGGTGAGGATCATGCCGAAACTGGTGCGGAAGGGGGTTGTGGTCTCTGTGTACGGTTCGAAGGGGGGGTATCGTCTTTCCCGACAACCGGCGCAGATCAGTTTTCTGGAGGTTCTTGAGGCGATTGAAGGGCCTCTCGTCATGAATGAGTGTCTGGGAGAGAAATGCGATTGTCTCCACGAGCATCTTTGCACGATGAAGAATGTCTGGAAGAATGCCCAGGTGAAACTGATGGATTATCTTGGCAGCGTCACCTTTGACCAACTGAGAGAAGGGATTGCTAGATGA